Proteins co-encoded in one Oncorhynchus masou masou isolate Uvic2021 chromosome 22, UVic_Omas_1.1, whole genome shotgun sequence genomic window:
- the LOC135508933 gene encoding transcription factor PU.1-like: MSFASEEIIPYDPEIYRSPAELYSYLTNVGELHDEHGWEYHSDRGMHQSDMLEISSQGNHLTELQSVHSQHLLHTYRYPDTDTLHLPLADPGLGPLTLTSQMPYYNHTVYYQQQAPVSPSYYCSEEEEPVGHSPPLEVSEGEEEDHGDHVPFGGDSSNKRKIRLYQFLLDMLKNGDMKDSMWWVDREKGIFQFSSKNKETLANRWGTQKGNRKRMTYQKMARALRNYGKTGEIRKVKKKLTYQFSPEVLRKVLTTERRHYPH; the protein is encoded by the exons GCATCTGAAGAAATAATCCCATATGATCCTGAGATTTATCGATCACCAGCGGAGTTATACTCATATCTCACCAATGTCGGAGAACTTCACGATG AGCATGGCTGGGAGTACCACTCTGACAGGGGCATGCATCAGAGTGACATGTTGGAAATCTCCTCACAAGGGAATcacctgacagagctccagagtgtCCATTCccaacacctcctccacacctatCGCTACCCTGATACCGACACCCTCCACCTGCCACTAGCAGACCCAGGACTgggacccctaaccctaacctcacag ATGCCGTACTACAACCACACAGTGTATTACCAGCAACAGGCCCCTGTGTCCCCTAGTTACTACTGCTCCGAGGAGGAGGAACCTGTGGGCCACAGTCCCCCACTGGAGGTATCTGAGGGTGAAGAAGAAGACCATGGAGACCATGTCCCTTTTGGGGGAGACTCCA GTAACAAGAGGAAGATCCGGCTGTACCAGTTCCTCCTGGACATGCTGAAGAACGGAGACATGAAGGACAGTATGTGGtgggtggacagagagaaaggaatcTTCCAGTTCTCCTCTAAAAACAAGGAGACTCTGGCCAATCGCTGGGGCACGCAGAAAGGGAACAGGAAGAGGATGACATATCAGAAGATGGCCAGGGCCCTGCGGAACTACGGCAAGACGGGAGAAATCAGAAAGGTCAAGAAGAAACTGACCTACCAGTTCAGTCCGGAGGTACTGAGGAAAGTCTTAACTACAGAGAGGAGGCACTACCCTCACTAG